The genomic stretch TGACCACATCGATGTGGTCGGCGTGTCCAAGGGCAAGGGGTTTGCCGGCGTAATGAAGCGGCATAACTTCCGTGGCAAGCCGGACTCGCACGGGACGGACCGCAAGCACCGTTCCACCGGATCGATCGGCGCCGGAACGACGCCGGGACGCGTGTTCAAGGGGATGCGCGGTCCGGGTCATATGGGCCACGAGCGGGTAACGATCATGAATCTGCGTGTTGTCGAGTCGGATTCCGAGCGGAACCTGCTTCTGGTCAAGGGCGCGATACCCGGTCCTAACGGGGGACTCGTGATGATCCGCAACGCGGTGAAGAAGGCGGAGAAGCAATGAGCAGTGTGGAGGTTCGCTCGCAGTCGGGCGATGTGGTCGGCGAGGTCACCCTGGAGCCTGCGTGGTTTGGCGCACAGGTGAACGTGCCGGTCATGCACCAGGTCGTGGTGGCGCAGATGGCCGCCCGTCGCGCGGGTACGCACGAAACTAAGACTCGCGCAGACGTATCCGGTGGAGGCAGGAAGCCCTTCCGCCAGAAGGGAACCGGGCGCGCGCGCCAGGGGTCGACGCGTGCTCCCCACTGGGTCGGCGGCGGCGTGGTGTTTGGGCCTCACACGCGGGACCACTCCGTGAAGGTTCCGCGCAAGATGCGCGCGGCTGCTCTTCGTGGGGCACTCAGTGATCGCGCATCCGAAGGTCGGGTTGCGGTGATTGATTCCTTGGCGTTCGATGTGCCCAAGACCAAGGAGGCCGCGGCCGCTCTCTCGGCGGCGGGTGCGATCTCTGGTCGAGTGTTGCTGGTACTCGCCGAGCCGGACGACGCGGTGTGGCGTTCGTTCCGCAATCTGCCGCGTGTGCATGTGATCACCGCCGACCAACTCAACACCTATGACGTTCTGGCGCGCGATTGGATCGTCTTTACGAAGGGCGCGCTCGAACTGCTCAACGCAAGAGGAACGGCGGGCGTTGTGACCGCCGAGGGTGGTGAAGCCTGATGAAGGACCCCCGAGACGTAATCCTCGCGCCGGTGGTGTCCGAGAAGAGTTACGCGTCGCTCGACCACGGCGTGTACACCTTCCTCGTGCATCCCCGGGCATCGAAGACCGAAATCAAAGACGCAGTGCAGCGCATCTTTGATGTGAGAGTCGTACGCGTGAACACGCTGTGGCGCCAAGGCAAGAAGAAGCGCACGCGCGCCACGGTGGGCACGCGTAACTCACAGAAGCGGGCCATTGTCACCCTCGCCGAGGGCGATTCGATCACAATCTTTAACCCGAAGTAGGACGACATGGGGATTAGACGCTACAAACCGACGACGCCGGGCCGTAGAGGGGCCAGCGGTTCCGACTACTCCGAGGTCACTCGGAGTACCCCCGAGAAGGGGTTGACGAAGCCGCTGAAGTCCAGCGGAGGTCGCAATGCGCACGGACGAACGACCGCGCGCTTCCGCGGTGGCGGAAACAAGCGCCGTTATCGCGTGATCGACTTCCGTCGCGAGAAGGACGGGATCCCGGCGAAGGTCTTCTCGATCGAGTACGACCCGAACCGCAACGCGCGCATTGCGCTGCTGCACTACCGGGACGGCGAGAAGCGCTACATCATCGCTCCGGACAAGCTCAAGGTCGGCGACCCCGTCGAATCCGGCGAGGGAGCCGACATCAAGGCGGGCAATGCGCTGCCGCTGCGCAATATCCCCGTCGGCACGATCGTGCACAGCGTGGAGTTGCGGCCCGGCGGCGGTGCAAAGATCGCGCGGTCGGCTGGGACAAGCGTGCAATTGCTGTCCAAGGAGGGCAAGCACGCTCACCTGCGCATGCCGTCGGGTGAGGTGCGCCTCGTCGAGTCCGCGTGTCGCGCGACCGTCGGCGTCGTCGGGAATGCAGAATGGGAACTGATCAACTGGGGCAAGGCTGGGCGCACCCGCTACAAGGGCAGGCGCCCGCACGTTCGCGGTGTCGCGATGAACCCCGTCGATCACCCGCTGGGTGGCGGCGAGGGCAAGACCTCGGGTGGACGGCATCCGGTCACTCCGTGGGGCAAGCCCGAGGGTCGCACTCGCAAGCGCAAGCCGTCGGACCGGCTGATCCAGCGGCGTCGCAAGACGAAGAAGAAGGGTTAGCAGATGGGCCGGAGTCTGAAGAAGGGACCGTTCGTC from Actinomycetota bacterium encodes the following:
- the rplB gene encoding 50S ribosomal protein L2; the protein is MGIRRYKPTTPGRRGASGSDYSEVTRSTPEKGLTKPLKSSGGRNAHGRTTARFRGGGNKRRYRVIDFRREKDGIPAKVFSIEYDPNRNARIALLHYRDGEKRYIIAPDKLKVGDPVESGEGADIKAGNALPLRNIPVGTIVHSVELRPGGGAKIARSAGTSVQLLSKEGKHAHLRMPSGEVRLVESACRATVGVVGNAEWELINWGKAGRTRYKGRRPHVRGVAMNPVDHPLGGGEGKTSGGRHPVTPWGKPEGRTRKRKPSDRLIQRRRKTKKKG
- the rplC gene encoding 50S ribosomal protein L3; the protein is MANVKAILGRKLGMTQIFDDEGRAVPVTVVEAGPCVVTMVRTPERDGYAAVQLGFGEIKESKLTKPLKGQFAKNGASPKRHLVEVRTDDAGSYAVGSSITVETFSPGDHIDVVGVSKGKGFAGVMKRHNFRGKPDSHGTDRKHRSTGSIGAGTTPGRVFKGMRGPGHMGHERVTIMNLRVVESDSERNLLLVKGAIPGPNGGLVMIRNAVKKAEKQ
- the rplD gene encoding 50S ribosomal protein L4 gives rise to the protein MSSVEVRSQSGDVVGEVTLEPAWFGAQVNVPVMHQVVVAQMAARRAGTHETKTRADVSGGGRKPFRQKGTGRARQGSTRAPHWVGGGVVFGPHTRDHSVKVPRKMRAAALRGALSDRASEGRVAVIDSLAFDVPKTKEAAAALSAAGAISGRVLLVLAEPDDAVWRSFRNLPRVHVITADQLNTYDVLARDWIVFTKGALELLNARGTAGVVTAEGGEA
- the rplW gene encoding 50S ribosomal protein L23, with the protein product MKDPRDVILAPVVSEKSYASLDHGVYTFLVHPRASKTEIKDAVQRIFDVRVVRVNTLWRQGKKKRTRATVGTRNSQKRAIVTLAEGDSITIFNPK